In a single window of the Bos taurus isolate L1 Dominette 01449 registration number 42190680 breed Hereford chromosome 23, ARS-UCD2.0, whole genome shotgun sequence genome:
- the RNF8 gene encoding E3 ubiquitin-protein ligase RNF8 isoform X3 — translation MGDPGSLVTEGRAGERSWCLRRVGMNTEWLLLEDGNESLNGVWLNRERLEPLKVYSIHKGDHIQLGVPLENKENAEYEYEVTEEDWERIYPCLSPKSDQMMEKNKGLRTKRKFSLDELEGSGAEGPSNLKSKISKLSCEPGQQVKSHGKGKVASQPSEYLDPKLTSFEPSVKTTGAHVNPGPAKVIELLRKKKKASNPSASQSSLELFKVTMSRILMLKTQMQEKQVAVLNVKKQTKKGSSKKIVKMEQELQDLQSQLCAEQAQQQARVEQLEKTIQEEQQHLEGLEKEEGEEDLKQQLAQALQEYRSLVEELNRSKKNFEAIIQAKDKELEQTKEEKEKVQAQKEEVLSHMNDVLENELQCIICSEYFVEAVTLNCAHSFCSYCINEWMKRKVECPICRKDIKSKTRSLVLDNCISKMVDNLNSEVKERRIVLIRERKGKRLF, via the exons AGTCTGAATGGTGTCTGGCTGAACAGAGAACGTCTAGAACCTTTAAAGGTCTATTCTATCCATAAAGGAGATCACATCCAGCTTGGGGTACCTCTGGAAAATAAGGAGAATGCAGAGTATGAATATGAAGTTACTGAAGAAGATTGGGAGAGGATTTATCCTTGTCTTTCCCCCAAAAGTGACCAGATGATGGAAAAAAATAAGGGCTTGAGAACTAAAAGGAAATTTAGTTTGGATGAATTAGAGGGTTCTGGAGCTGAAGGCCCCTCAAATTTGAAATCCAAAATAAGTAAATTGTCTTGTGAACCTGGTCAGCAAGTGAAGTCACATGGGAAGGGTAAAGTGGCCAGTCAACCTTCTGAATATTTGGATCCTAAGTTGACTTCTTTTGAGCCAAGTGTGAAGACCACAGGGGCTCATGTTAACCCAGGCCCTGCAAAAGTTATAGAGCTTCTTCGTAAGAAGAAGAAAGCTTCAAATCCTTCAGCATCTCAGAGCAGCTTAGAGCTGTTTAAGGTAACCATGTCCAGGATCCTAATGCTGAAAACACAGATGCAGGAAAAACAGGTGGCTGTTCTGAATGTGAAAAAGCAGACTAAAAAAGGGAGCTCAAAGAAGATTGTGAAAATGGAGCAGGAACTGCAGGATTTACAGTCCCAGCTGTGTGCAGAGCAGGCCCAACAGCAGGCCAGAGTGGAGCAGCTCGAGAAGACTATCCAGGAAGAGCAGCAGCATCTCGAG GGTTTGGAGAAAGAGGAAGGTGAAGAGGACCTGAAGCAGCAGCTGGCCCAGGCTCTGCAGGAG TATCGGTCTCTGGTGGAAGAGCTAAATCGCAGCAAGAAGAACTTTGAAGCGATCATTCAAGCCAAGGACAAAGAATTGGAGCAGACCAAG gaagagaaggagaaggtgCAAGCACAGAAGGAGGAAGTTCTTAGCCACATGAATGACGTGCTAGAGAATGAGCTCCAGTGCATTATTTGCTCAGAATACTTCGTTGAG GCTGTCACCTTGAACTGTGCCCATAGTTTCTGCTCCTACTGTATCAATGAGTGGATGAAGCGGAAAGTAGAATGCCCCATTTGTCGGAAGGACATCAAGTCCAAAACCCGCTCCCTGGTTCTGGACAATTGCATTAGTAAGATGGTAGACAATCTGAACTCAGAAGTGAAAGAACGACGAATTGTCCTCATCAGGGAACGAAAAG